From the Xiphophorus hellerii strain 12219 chromosome 20, Xiphophorus_hellerii-4.1, whole genome shotgun sequence genome, the window ATGCAGTGGCCTTGCTGCTCCAGGAGGAGGTAACACGACACGTCGAGTTACGATAGGCAAACCAGCATCAAACGCAACAGAATATGCAAAGATTAAGCTATGACTCACTGTGACTATTTAAAGATACATGAGAGGAAAGACAAGGTTAGTGAAACAAAAAAGCCTCTCTGCCAAGCTGCAAAGCAAAGCTCAACCTCCACCAAAAGGTTTACCACAGTAACTTTGAGTTAtaatttaacaacaacaacaaaaaattctCTTCAAGTTCAGATGTTAAGCATTTACACAGAAGGAAGGTTTTGAACTTTTTACCACGTAAATGAAGCTGTCAGGACACGGCTGATCATACTGGTAGAGCTTGTAGACGACCAGGAACCCCACACACACCAGGAAGGCCAGGGCGCAGATCACCAGCAGGGTCACCTGAAGGCGATAGAAACGCCTTGATGAGAGCAGATACTGGCAACTTTTACCAGTGAAGAGCAGGATGTGTACTAAATCGGATCACGAGTGGAATAAACATATTGTCTGGTGTGAATGCTTCAGATAATGAAGCATTCATTACCTGTGCCAACCAAGAAGGCTGTGTGAATGCAGCTTATAGTGTAAAAAGGTTACAAAAACTTtataaatacactttttatatctttgcttagttcatgttttacatttaaaacctcTTTTAGTTCCTGTTTTTGCGAATTTCTTCAATTTCGTCTTTCCAGAGGAAATGACCATCAGTTAAATTGACTCACCGACactttgctcatttttaaaaagggaaagtTTCAACGTGTggcttgattgattgatttcatttgtttcattaaGCAAATCAATCTTCCTGAGTCATTATACAGAACTGCATGAATTCCAACTTTTAGAAATGATCCAAAAGCCAAATGACATTTGTGAAGGAATTTATACTCTTCATAAATGTCATAAATGACTTACCTGGGTTATTACAGCAAATTGTGTGCATGCTTAACAAATCAtagatcatttttttttctgtttgttaaaaCACATTGTCATCAAGACATTTGTTGTGCCGAGAAAGTCATTTTAGTGAGAATTGGTATGAACATAATTTTCTTCTCAGAAACCAGACCGGGTGAAACTGACCGGGTCTTTGTGAACTATACGCTATTTTGTGCAAACAACGTGACTTCCTGAAAACACACAAGGCTGGGGAATAAACAAGGTGAATAGAAGAGGTCCTCCacgtttcttgttttaaactttcattCTTTTCCAGACTCTggtttctagatttttttttggatttttttaatgcagcttttctATTTTGAAAATTCAAGTGGGAAACCTTTACCTTGAGGACAAATGTGTATcagctttttgcattttttttgttgttttttgctcatatgtaaatgatttatttactttatttttttatttttataatctcCAAGTCCTTAGAGTTGAAAGACCTCTTTCCCAcaaccctaatctttagctccgtCCACAGATTTTTAATcgggactttgacttggccactCCGAAGCCTTAATGttacttccagtcagaagaaagaCATTGGTAACATTAAGATTAATTGGGATCTACATTTGCCGGGGCTATCAACAGCATTTTCTACAAACCAAGAAGTTGTGTTTTGACCAACATGTTCATTTAATGTTGCAGAGCTTTTGTGGCATCTGAAGCTTACATAGAAACTTAGATGTTTCAAAATCTACACCAATTGATATGTTGAACAAAGACTAAATAGAGGTTTGTTACAAATTCTTGAGTTTGTAATCTGTGATACTTTATTCTGTGTTTACTAATAGCCTTTGCATTGTATTGTTTGACATCTAACCCAGATCTGGTACAGGAGCTGCATGGGGACAATATCAGTCAAGCATTTTTTAGATATAAATGCATTTTCTCCATAGATATCAAGAACTaatgtcaatatttttaaatgtttgtgattttctttggcTTTCAATCAGTGCTACTTCCAGCTGTATGCTTCTTTCTTTACATGAAAGGTTAAATAGAAAAGCAATGTTTAAGAGAACACACTCTTAAACACTGAGTTTAAGAGTGTTTAATGCATGTATGCATTTACAAAAGCATGTATGCTTTTGTAAATGTAGACAAAAGCATGAATGTACATAAATCATACCTGATATTCTGATGTAtattaatgggattttatgtgacagaccagcaAAAAGTACAACAGAACTagtaagtgaaataaaaacaagtgcaTAAATGTCATAATGCataatgaaaataatacatGGCTTTAATTGTCacatgaaaatctgaaaagtgtggcgtgatCCACAGCAGGGGAAACAGACTACTCTCTGATTGGACGAGACCAAAATTCAAACCTCaaaggaaaaaagtttaaaaccaggtctgatttttctttcactttttcccCAGTGTGCTTTCCATGAcgcttgacaaaatgtgaaattcacTGTACTGGTAACAAACCGGCTGGAGCTCCAGCACAATAATGCGTCTAGTAACTCCACCAGCATGAAGCTCTTGTGGCCATCTGCGAGGCTGAGGCTGTCGATTCTCAGGAGAGTTACGCAACAGCTACTGGCGATTCAGAGTAGCGAGAGCGGGATAGCAGAGGATGTGGGAGAAATGGTGTTTTTAGTGCCAGGTATCTGtttaagcaatttttttattagccAGTATAAATGGACATGCTACATATACTGCTGCATgctcgcaaaaaaaaaaaaatgaagccaaCAAATGGTGGTTtcagggttgttgttttttttctttctttctttctttttcccaaaCAGAACATCCTATGCAGATGCTCAGTGTTTCCTGGCTTTTATCTGTCGGATCAAATCCTAAAGTTGCGAAGCGGAGCAGACGGCACACAAAGTGAAGCAACAGGAGCCTGTCTGTGATGAAAGGGCCTGCCGTTCTCTGAGACAGGGTTGTGTCTCTCCTTCTCCCAGATTTCTGCGGCTCAAACCTTCATAAAGGAAGCTCGACGTTCCTCGCAGAGCTGGTGTCCTCCTGTTGATCCTGTACGTGGAGATAAAGGAGGGAACCCCACAGGCAGGCAGACCCCCCCTCAAACCGCTTGGGGTCTGTGCAGGTTTAGCCCAACTCTACCTGTTTTCTCAGCACTCGCTCTGGCTAAAATAACACGCAGGAAGCATTAGGTGTGAACGCTGCAGATAGAGGAAGGGGAGGTGGGAGAGAAGTGGAGGCCATCTCCATGGCAGCAGCTGAATTAATCAGAGCCTCAGGGCGGGGTTAAGTGAATCATTATGCATTATGGCTCCCTGTGTCTCTGTACAACATGAGGACGTGGAGAGGAGTAGGGGGGTCGGGGGGGACCTGAACCGAGGAGCTTCAGTTGGACAGATGAAAGTGACAGATGCCCCATGCCGCCTGCAGGAGGGGGACAGCCGCCTGTCCTCCAACACATGAGGCTGTAGGAGGGTGAGGGATTTGGGAAATGAGGGAGGAGAATCATCGGTCTTACTTTGAGCCGCTCGGAGACACCTTCGATGATGCTTATTGAGAACTCTGCGATTTTAGGGGACCGTAGCTTTCCCTTCTTGCTCTCACCGTCATATTCTGCCTTTGTCTTCACAACCACCTGgtcataacacacacacacacacacacacagcagctttAAATGATCTCTTGCAGAAGCAAggataatttaatttaattgattttttttttaatgtattaaacatttgattttgttctttaaatcaGCTAATGAAATCAGAAATCTCACCTTATCCGTTGGGGGGAACTGCAGCTGGCTGGCATCTAGCGGTGTGATGAGAGGGATGGTGTCAAATCCGTCCTCAGATGCCGCCTTCCCGTTGTTTTTCTCGGCGAAATTATTCCCCAGTTTCACCATTTTTGCCCTGCACAGAAAAAGGTGTAAATAAGCGCTTGGTGACGCTAAAATGAAGGCGTCGTTGTTAGTCACgccccgtgtgtgtgtgtgtgtgtggttccGGGGATAATTTATGGAGAAACATATGGAGAGATAAGAGGGGAGGTTGGGGGGGAACAGAAACGATATGCATGATGTCAGGCGCTTTGTGGGCCAGGAGGTGGGAGATTAAcaaaagagaggagaggagaggactCGCCGTAAGGGGAAAGTGACTGCATCAGaatttgtaatattaaaattttttaaaaagggcgaaaaaaagaaagataaaacatCCACATGCTTTTCTTTTCCGCATGCAAGCACTCACCAGCTCTGCCGAGTCGCGTTATGAACCAGTGCGCTTCCTCCCTGGATGCCTTGGCTTTTCTCGTTCCAGCCTTGCTGCGTGTGCGTGTTTTTCTTAGATGTGACGCAGCCGATTTGCGCGGAGCTGGTGTGCAATATGGCCAGCTGCGTTTGTGCGTCGTGCCCCCCCTCCTTCGCACCCTTCCTCCCGAGCTGCTGGAtgctgccgccgccgctgctgctgctgctgctgctgctggcgtctGGCCGCACTACAAGTGATGTaacgtccatccatccatccatgcacaCACATGCTGCAGTCAGGGGGGGGCCAGCTGGAGCCCATCAGCAGCCAACACTTACAGCTGAATGTGGGATGAGTTTATAGCGGTGGGGCTCAAGAAATAGGACATGTGTGTTTCTTAGAGGATTTAGTGTCTGAGAACATGGGAACAACAGaaatgatgtttgtttgtttgtttgtttttttcgtcagttttgttttgtgcaaGGACAGGACAAACAGATAATGTGTGAAAAGGACTTGAAATAAATCCATGTCCTGTTGCAGTGCAATGTCACTCTAAGAATTGTTTTTTGATTATTcagtttcaatttatttttaatgcgttacttgtgattttctgtttccttgGGGTATAAATATAGTGGGGTTTTTTCCGCTGGTGGAGGACCCTTTTTGTTGTCGCCACAGACGGTGAGCAGGAAGGTTACTGGGAAGTCTCGGATTCACAgcgtctccatagcaaccattagaCGCTATCTATATGCCAGCCTGTTCACTTAAACAGTTTCTTTATATAAACGTGTGGAGCATAACTTTGCTCTCatagctgcagtatgtaacttttataaataatgtgtttttttcttacatttgttAAAGTTATATGTTCTGACAGCATAATATAAGAGCGATgatctatatataaaaaaaagctagctcttcttccttttcttcctgtGGTTCATAATCTACAGAATTAAATCACTTGGTTAGAAATAAGCAATCAGATCCAGAAGGAGGGTCTTGGTtctgtcaatcaccctcatgTACTAGCTGCTCTGTGTTGTGCCACACTACAGCCTGCATGGTTGCTCAGGCTAGTCAGCATGGCCACCGGTGACAGTTTTCTCAtaactgtaagttgtttcttcaccattagcacatttagcagcgtgtGCACAAGGGTGGTTGAGAGCGCGGGGGCCTTCATCCTGGCTTGGATTGATTGTTTCTGACAGAGCCGTGCAATTCTGCAGCTGATGGAAGGACCACAGGGacaaggcagaggagcttgataggttttttttttacagtctcatgttatactgtcaAGACATGGagacagttttagcaaatatgaaaaaacataaaagttacatagtgcagctttaaatgCCCACGCCACATAATTTCTGCAGCCTGCTGCAACACTTGGCGAAAGAGGATACGAAGGGATCCTTGCTCAATCCTTTTAAGGGCCCACAGCATAACGGATCCTCCGCCCTGCTTAAAGGTGAGCATGAGGTGTTTTCACCTATGTTCGTCTTTTGTTTGGTGTCACAGCTCATCTTTGTAAAACTAGGACTAAAACCGTTTTTCTCTTACATCACTGCCAAAACATCCAAAACAGCAATTGGTTCTCCATCAACATGGGAAAACATCCACTGAAATCTTTGTAGATGcttaattttcagaaaaaagaaaaaaacccaaaaatattgaataaacctgatcaaacaaaatgtttgactttgctTTCTTGCACAGTGTAAGATTATGCTACTTCAATAGGATTCATTTATATTCATCTTTACCAGGCACACAAAGAATCTGTCAGGTACAAAAGTgcttattatttacaaaaaagctACTTCTATGAAACTCAGGTAAATGTGACAGTGTGAGGGCTGTGGCTGTGTGTTACGAAACTCTGAGGATCTGCAGCTCCTCAGACCTTACAGCGCTGCAGTGTGTTGCGCAGCCcacaaatgtttttcacctCCATCTCATTTGTTGTCAGAGCAGGCGGCTGTTCCTTTTATCAGCACTAAAGGGGATGATAGACAAATGTTCacagtctgtttttgttgtccCTAAGTGGCCCCTAAATTAGTTATTGCAGCTTTGTAAGTGTCTCTCTCAGTAAAAGGCACTGAACTCACCGTTTGCTTTATAGTTGCCCATATATCGGGATATAGAGGCCATGAAGAAAAGACAGATAGAACCTGCTATGAATCACTTTATGTGGTTCTCAGTAGGAAGAAGAGAATTTGATCCATTAGAGAAAAATGACCAGTTTTAATATTCAAAGCGTCGCCTGAAACCATACAGTGATATGGTATAGAGATTGCCTGTGCCTACTTTATCCACAGTGTCTCTTTATTATGTAGCTCCCTGGAaatgtgagggaaaaaaaaaaaagaacaagcctgTGGCTGCGTATTAGCCAGCTGCTTGTTGCCAGGTTACAGGGCCAGTAAAATGGGATTGGGGGAAGCAGCATAACTGACGAAATCAAACCTGTTCAGagcaaaactgtgaaaataattAGTTAACAAGGGAACAGTAAAGGAAAAGACTAAA encodes:
- the LOC116710750 gene encoding neuronal vesicle trafficking-associated protein 1 encodes the protein MVKLGNNFAEKNNGKAASEDGFDTIPLITPLDASQLQFPPTDKVVVKTKAEYDGESKKGKLRSPKIAEFSISIIEGVSERLKVTLLVICALAFLVCVGFLVVYKLYQYDQPCPDSFIYVQGHCMPTGLYGNYPPQGPGGRGRLFTLINRYNMAKQTITRSVSPWVTIMSEEKVTQQEMETAQKLA